GtaaattgcttttgttttatatgaaattTTGTGTTGGGCACTATTTCAGTGACTTAGTGGACTTAATTAATGTAGCCCATCAGTTCAAGTTTCAATGGTCACTAATGGCAAGGAAACACTCTACACAAATGTTATTAGGCAAGACACTGAAACGTTAGAAGATCCACTGGTGTTGTCATGTAACAACCCTGACTTTTGACCTTGAAAAGGGGGGAGTCAAAAGAGAATTTTCCTTCACATTATCATTAACGAACCAATCTActtgttcttcctctgcctACAGGACAAAGGGACAGTAGAGAGGAGCTATGAATGAGTCGCTGGTGGTGAATGACTCCTCTGCAACTCCTGTGGCTGGGGAAGCCCTGCCATGGATGGAGGCTGAGTCCCTAGACCGCAACGGCAGCCTGGAGTTCTCCACTGCCCCGTTAGAGTTCCCCATCAACCCCTGGGACATTATGCTCTGCATGTCAGGCACTGTCATCGCCTGTGAAAACGCCATAGTGGTAGCCATCATCTTCTACACGCCGACACTAAGGACTCCCATGTTTGTGCTGATCGGGAGCCTGGCCACAGCGGACCTGCTGGCCGGCATGGGATTAATCctgaactttgtgtttcagtATGTGATATCTTCTGAGACTATCAGCCTTATCACTGTAGGTTTCCTGGTGGCCTCCTTCACTGCCTCCATCAGCAGCCTCTTGGCCATAACAGTGGACCGTTACTTCTCCCTCTACAACGCCTTGACATACTTCTCAGAGAAGACGCTGCAGTACGTACACCTGATGTTACTGGGGACCTGGGGGGTGTCTCTGTTCCTGGGCTTGCTGCCGGTGCTGGGTTGGAACTGCCTGGACGAGCCGGCCTCCTGCAGCATCGTCCGCCCTTTGACCCGGAGCAATGTCACGCTCCTGGCCACGTCCTTCTTCGCCATCTTTGTGCTCATGCTCACCCTGTACTTCAAGATCTGCAAGATCGTGTGCCACCACGCCCACCAGATCGCCCTCCAGCAGCACTTTTTTGCCACATCGCATTATGTCGCCACTAAGAAGGGGGTCTCCACTCTTGCTATCATCTTGGGGACGTTTGGCGCCAGCTGGCTGCCCTTCGCCATCTACTGCCTGGTGGGCGAGAAGGAGTATCCATCAGTGTACACCTACGCTACACTGCTGCCAGCCACCTACAACTCTATGATCAACCCCATCATCTACGCCTACAGAAATGCAGAGATCCAGCGCTCCATCTACATGCTTCTCTGTGGCTGCTTTCAGGCCAACGGGGCCTACCGGTCCAGGTCACCAAGTGAAGTCTAAAA
The window above is part of the Seriola aureovittata isolate HTS-2021-v1 ecotype China chromosome 19, ASM2101889v1, whole genome shotgun sequence genome. Proteins encoded here:
- the LOC130187795 gene encoding G-protein coupled receptor 6; its protein translation is MNESLVVNDSSATPVAGEALPWMEAESLDRNGSLEFSTAPLEFPINPWDIMLCMSGTVIACENAIVVAIIFYTPTLRTPMFVLIGSLATADLLAGMGLILNFVFQYVISSETISLITVGFLVASFTASISSLLAITVDRYFSLYNALTYFSEKTLQYVHLMLLGTWGVSLFLGLLPVLGWNCLDEPASCSIVRPLTRSNVTLLATSFFAIFVLMLTLYFKICKIVCHHAHQIALQQHFFATSHYVATKKGVSTLAIILGTFGASWLPFAIYCLVGEKEYPSVYTYATLLPATYNSMINPIIYAYRNAEIQRSIYMLLCGCFQANGAYRSRSPSEV